The following are from one region of the Cervus canadensis isolate Bull #8, Minnesota chromosome 21, ASM1932006v1, whole genome shotgun sequence genome:
- the CENPM gene encoding centromere protein M isoform X3, protein MLKEDCTSELKVHLARSLPLPCSVNRPRIDLIVFVVNLHSKHSLQNVEESLCHLDAAFFLGKVTFLATGAGRDSHCSIHRNTVVKLAHTYRSPLLFCDLEIEDFRATMAQRLVRLLQICAGHVPGVSALNLLSLLRGSENPSLEDL, encoded by the exons CCACTTAGCAAGgtccctccctctgccctgcagCGTGAATCGGCCCCGAATTGACTTGATTGTGTTTGTGGTCAACCTTCACAGCAAACACAG CCTGCAGAATGTGGAGGAGTCCCTGTGCCACCTGGACGCAGCCTTCTTCCTGGGGAAGGTAACCTTCCTCGCCACGGGAG CTGGGCGGGACAGCCACTGCAGCATCCACCGGAACACCGTGGTGAAGCTGGCCCACACCTACCGGAGCCCCCTGCTCTTCTGTGACCTGGAG ATAGAAGACTTCCGCGCCACCATGGCGCAGCGCCTGGTCCGCCTGCTGCAGATCTGCGCGGGCCACGTGCCCGGCGTCTCGGCCCTGAACCTGCTGTCCCTGCTGAGGGGCTCCGAGAACCCCTCCCTGGAGGACCTGTGA
- the TNFRSF13C gene encoding tumor necrosis factor receptor superfamily member 13C isoform X1 gives MQRGRRSMRGKDRPAPTQCLQTQCFDPLVRNCVACSLLRTTEPRPASPSSGPPPPHAPLSSAPCSPCPSPPAGSPSSLAPGTALQPQESAGPGTPAEAEAALPLPALLFGAPALLGLALALALLGLVTWKRRRRRRLGTAMAPETPEAPEVPEAPDGDPDKPLDVDPTLSPGTLDAMAPIWLPPSEDPAATPPAHSVPVPATELGSTELVTTKTAGPELQ, from the exons ATGCAGCGAGGGCGGAGAAGCATGCGGGGCAAGGACCGGCCGGCACCCACGCAGTGCCTGCAGACCCAGTGCTTCGACCCGCTGGTCCGCAACTGTGTGGCCTGCAGTCTCCTCCGGACGACGGAGCCTAGACCGG CCTCACCTTCCTccggccctccccctccccacgccCCCCTCTCCTCCGCCCCCTGCTCCCCCTGCCCGTCCCCTCCAGCAGGCAGCCCGAGCAGCCTGGCGCCCGGGACGGCGCTGCAGCCGCAGGAGTCGGCGGGCCCGGGGACCCCCGCGGAGGCCGAGGCGGCGCTGCCGCTCCCGGCGCTGCTCTTCGGAGCCCCCGCGCTCCTGGGCCTGGCGCTGGCCCTGGCCCTGCTCGGGCTGGTGACCTGGAAGCGccgccggcggcggcggctgggCACGGCGATGGCCCCTGAGACTCCCGAGGCCCCGGAGGTCCCAGAGGCCCCGGACGGAGACCCAGACA AGCCCCTGGACGTTGACCCCACACTCTCCCCCGGAACCCTGGATGCCATGGCTCCCATCTGGCTTCCGCCCAGTGAAGACCCGGCGGCCACCCCTCCTGCCCACAGCGTCCCTGTGCCAGCCACAGAGCTGGGTTCCACTGAACTGGTGACCACCAAGACAGCCGGGCCTGAGCTACAGTAG
- the TNFRSF13C gene encoding tumor necrosis factor receptor superfamily member 13C isoform X2, with amino-acid sequence MQRGRRSMRGKDRPAPTQCLQTQCFDPLVRNCVACSLLRTTEPRPAGSPSSLAPGTALQPQESAGPGTPAEAEAALPLPALLFGAPALLGLALALALLGLVTWKRRRRRRLGTAMAPETPEAPEVPEAPDGDPDKPLDVDPTLSPGTLDAMAPIWLPPSEDPAATPPAHSVPVPATELGSTELVTTKTAGPELQ; translated from the exons ATGCAGCGAGGGCGGAGAAGCATGCGGGGCAAGGACCGGCCGGCACCCACGCAGTGCCTGCAGACCCAGTGCTTCGACCCGCTGGTCCGCAACTGTGTGGCCTGCAGTCTCCTCCGGACGACGGAGCCTAGACCGG CAGGCAGCCCGAGCAGCCTGGCGCCCGGGACGGCGCTGCAGCCGCAGGAGTCGGCGGGCCCGGGGACCCCCGCGGAGGCCGAGGCGGCGCTGCCGCTCCCGGCGCTGCTCTTCGGAGCCCCCGCGCTCCTGGGCCTGGCGCTGGCCCTGGCCCTGCTCGGGCTGGTGACCTGGAAGCGccgccggcggcggcggctgggCACGGCGATGGCCCCTGAGACTCCCGAGGCCCCGGAGGTCCCAGAGGCCCCGGACGGAGACCCAGACA AGCCCCTGGACGTTGACCCCACACTCTCCCCCGGAACCCTGGATGCCATGGCTCCCATCTGGCTTCCGCCCAGTGAAGACCCGGCGGCCACCCCTCCTGCCCACAGCGTCCCTGTGCCAGCCACAGAGCTGGGTTCCACTGAACTGGTGACCACCAAGACAGCCGGGCCTGAGCTACAGTAG
- the TNFRSF13C gene encoding tumor necrosis factor receptor superfamily member 13C isoform X3, whose protein sequence is MQRGRRSMRGKDRPAPTQCLQTQCFDPLVRNCVACSLLRTTEPRPGSPSSLAPGTALQPQESAGPGTPAEAEAALPLPALLFGAPALLGLALALALLGLVTWKRRRRRRLGTAMAPETPEAPEVPEAPDGDPDKPLDVDPTLSPGTLDAMAPIWLPPSEDPAATPPAHSVPVPATELGSTELVTTKTAGPELQ, encoded by the exons ATGCAGCGAGGGCGGAGAAGCATGCGGGGCAAGGACCGGCCGGCACCCACGCAGTGCCTGCAGACCCAGTGCTTCGACCCGCTGGTCCGCAACTGTGTGGCCTGCAGTCTCCTCCGGACGACGGAGCCTAGACCGG GCAGCCCGAGCAGCCTGGCGCCCGGGACGGCGCTGCAGCCGCAGGAGTCGGCGGGCCCGGGGACCCCCGCGGAGGCCGAGGCGGCGCTGCCGCTCCCGGCGCTGCTCTTCGGAGCCCCCGCGCTCCTGGGCCTGGCGCTGGCCCTGGCCCTGCTCGGGCTGGTGACCTGGAAGCGccgccggcggcggcggctgggCACGGCGATGGCCCCTGAGACTCCCGAGGCCCCGGAGGTCCCAGAGGCCCCGGACGGAGACCCAGACA AGCCCCTGGACGTTGACCCCACACTCTCCCCCGGAACCCTGGATGCCATGGCTCCCATCTGGCTTCCGCCCAGTGAAGACCCGGCGGCCACCCCTCCTGCCCACAGCGTCCCTGTGCCAGCCACAGAGCTGGGTTCCACTGAACTGGTGACCACCAAGACAGCCGGGCCTGAGCTACAGTAG